One Azospirillum brasilense DNA window includes the following coding sequences:
- a CDS encoding tetratricopeptide repeat protein, translated as MATIAEALTLALDHHLAGRLAEAQQLYHRILDVDPDQPDALHFLGVLAGQVGEQALGLQLIARAIAQRPEAADMHANNGNIRRSSGQPEAAVEDYRRAVALQPDFAEAWTDMANALRALGRSAGAVTALERAVASAPTLTIAVERLGALRHEEGRLLVEQGRGTESLRPLARAAELLPLDADVAFLYGNALFAMGLREDSTFAYRNALAITPDFPSAAFNLGVALGVVHRLEDSARALERAARLDPRHLDAIDRLVVALAFLGREDEAAAWGDQALELKDRTAIDTAPALPPLPARPRGAEARRHNVIAFSLWSGQPANIHDPAEILRQTVALYPGWICRVHHDGTLAADRMAALAAAGADLVALASDASTGGPYWRLTAADDPTVARFLCRDWDTLPSTDGRAAVDAWVASDRPFHVLRDGVLHTEVMSGGHWGGIAGLLPDLLPLAERHAAAEADRAQDHRFLRRIVWPMIRDRALIHDRAHPRHGLPFPTV; from the coding sequence ATGGCTACGATCGCGGAAGCGCTGACGCTCGCCCTGGACCACCATCTGGCAGGTCGGCTGGCCGAGGCCCAACAGCTCTACCACCGCATCCTGGATGTGGACCCGGATCAGCCGGACGCGCTGCATTTCCTTGGTGTCCTGGCCGGGCAGGTGGGGGAGCAGGCCCTTGGCCTGCAACTCATCGCCCGCGCCATCGCCCAGCGGCCCGAGGCGGCGGACATGCACGCCAACAACGGCAACATCCGCCGCTCCTCCGGACAACCGGAGGCGGCGGTGGAGGATTACCGGCGCGCCGTCGCCCTCCAGCCCGATTTCGCGGAAGCCTGGACCGACATGGCAAACGCCCTGCGTGCCCTGGGCCGCTCCGCCGGGGCCGTCACCGCCCTGGAGCGCGCCGTCGCCTCCGCCCCCACCCTCACCATCGCGGTGGAACGCTTGGGCGCGCTGCGGCACGAGGAAGGCCGCCTGCTGGTGGAGCAGGGGCGCGGAACCGAGTCCCTCCGCCCGCTGGCCCGGGCCGCGGAATTGCTGCCGCTGGACGCCGACGTCGCCTTTCTCTACGGCAACGCGCTGTTCGCGATGGGACTGCGGGAAGACTCCACCTTCGCCTACCGCAACGCCCTGGCCATCACGCCGGATTTTCCGTCCGCCGCCTTCAATCTGGGGGTTGCGCTAGGTGTCGTGCACCGGCTTGAGGACTCCGCCCGTGCGCTGGAACGGGCCGCGCGCCTGGATCCACGTCATCTCGACGCCATCGACCGGTTGGTCGTCGCCCTCGCTTTCCTCGGTCGGGAGGACGAGGCCGCCGCCTGGGGCGACCAAGCGCTGGAACTGAAGGACCGGACGGCCATCGACACGGCACCTGCCCTGCCCCCGTTGCCCGCTCGGCCACGCGGGGCCGAGGCGCGGCGGCACAACGTCATCGCCTTCAGCCTGTGGAGCGGCCAACCCGCCAATATCCACGACCCGGCGGAGATTTTGCGGCAGACCGTGGCGCTCTATCCGGGTTGGATCTGCCGGGTTCATCACGACGGTACCCTTGCCGCCGACCGGATGGCCGCGCTGGCCGCGGCGGGGGCGGACCTCGTGGCATTGGCCTCAGACGCGTCGACCGGCGGACCCTATTGGCGCCTGACCGCCGCCGACGACCCCACCGTGGCGCGCTTCCTCTGCCGCGATTGGGACACACTGCCATCCACCGACGGAAGGGCCGCCGTCGATGCCTGGGTCGCCTCCGACCGGCCCTTCCACGTCCTGCGCGACGGGGTTCTGCACACGGAGGTTATGTCAGGCGGTCACTGGGGCGGCATCGCCGGACTGCTGCCCGACCTGCTGCCGCTGGCCGAGCGCCACGCCGCCGCAGAGGCCGACCGTGCGCAGGACCATCGCTTCCTGCGCCGCATCGTCTGGCCGATGATCCGCGACCGCGCCCTGATCCACGACCGCGCCCATCCCCGGCACGGCCTGCCCTTCCCTACGGTGTGA
- a CDS encoding transglutaminase family protein, protein MTGAAPADEHSGDRFGVRFRVRHTTRYDYGEDVSVSHHLLHLTARPHPRQRVHQSALTILPAPAVQSSHTDYFGNTVTYVAMQEPHRQLVVTAESEVEVGPPPTLDAAFTPSWEHVRDSLGGLTGPDDGAEVVQYRFDSTLVAASPTLHDYAAQSFTPGRPAAEAALDLMRRIHDDFTFDPTATTIATPMAEVMRHRRGVCQDFAHIVVGCVRAMGLPARYVSGYLRTLPPPGRPRLVGADVSHAWASVWCGAEAGWIDVCPTNARRADQDFITIAWGRDYDDVSPARGVLMGAAGHTLSVSVDVEPLEENGAP, encoded by the coding sequence GCTGACGAGCACTCCGGTGACCGTTTCGGCGTTCGCTTCCGCGTGCGCCACACGACCCGCTACGACTATGGCGAGGACGTGTCGGTGTCGCACCATCTGCTGCACCTGACGGCCCGCCCGCACCCGCGCCAGCGCGTCCACCAGAGCGCGCTGACCATCCTGCCGGCGCCGGCGGTGCAGTCGTCCCACACCGACTATTTCGGCAACACCGTCACTTACGTCGCGATGCAGGAACCGCACCGGCAACTGGTCGTCACCGCGGAGAGCGAGGTGGAGGTCGGCCCGCCCCCGACGCTGGACGCCGCGTTTACCCCATCCTGGGAACATGTGCGCGATTCGTTGGGCGGCCTGACCGGCCCGGACGACGGTGCGGAGGTCGTCCAGTACCGTTTCGACAGCACGCTGGTGGCGGCCAGCCCGACGCTGCACGACTACGCCGCGCAGTCCTTCACGCCCGGCCGCCCGGCGGCGGAAGCCGCGTTGGACCTGATGCGGCGCATCCACGACGACTTCACCTTCGACCCCACCGCGACGACGATCGCCACCCCGATGGCCGAGGTGATGCGGCACCGCCGCGGCGTCTGCCAGGACTTCGCCCACATCGTGGTTGGCTGCGTGCGCGCCATGGGTCTGCCGGCCCGCTACGTCTCGGGCTATCTGCGTACGCTGCCCCCGCCGGGCCGGCCGCGTCTGGTCGGCGCCGACGTCAGCCACGCCTGGGCGTCCGTCTGGTGCGGCGCCGAGGCCGGCTGGATCGACGTCTGCCCGACCAACGCGCGCCGCGCCGACCAGGACTTCATCACCATCGCCTGGGGCCGCGACTACGACGACGTCAGCCCCGCCCGCGGCGTCCTGATGGGGGCCGCCGGCCACACGCTGTCCGTCAGCGTCGATGTGGAACCGCTGGAGGAAAACGGGGCGCCCTGA
- a CDS encoding efflux RND transporter periplasmic adaptor subunit: protein MRHTLRIVALLVLVALGGGAYWYFVKQGGTINTLLAGKVPSPGGASASGPAAGGPPGGAPPMPVEALPVKVGTVSRQVTAVGSLLSSESVVIRPEVAGKVSEIAFLEGQAVKKGAVLIRLDDSIARATLAQAQASIAFSRAELARAEELYRQRTGPARNREQALAKLQSDEAAVQLAKAQLEKLTLTAPFDGVLGLRKVSVGDVVAAGKDIVNLEAIEILKLDFRVPELYLPTVRTGQTLKVAVDSFGGRTFDGTVYAIDPLVDVNGRAVVIRARIPNTDGALRPGLFARVALTLDQNPNAVLVPEQAVSAFGNKQFVFKVVEGKAVQTTVTLGERRNAEVEITAGLQPGDVVVTAGQLKIRDGAPVMVVNNKPAGS, encoded by the coding sequence ATGCGCCACACGCTTCGCATCGTCGCCCTTCTGGTTCTGGTCGCGCTCGGCGGCGGCGCCTACTGGTACTTCGTCAAGCAGGGCGGGACCATCAACACGCTGCTCGCCGGGAAGGTTCCGTCCCCCGGCGGTGCTTCGGCCTCCGGCCCGGCGGCGGGCGGACCGCCGGGTGGTGCGCCGCCGATGCCGGTGGAGGCCCTGCCGGTCAAGGTCGGCACCGTGTCGCGTCAGGTCACCGCGGTCGGCTCGCTGCTGTCCAGCGAATCGGTGGTCATCCGGCCCGAGGTGGCGGGCAAGGTCTCCGAGATCGCCTTTCTGGAGGGGCAGGCGGTGAAGAAAGGGGCGGTGCTGATCCGGCTGGACGATTCCATCGCCCGCGCCACGCTGGCCCAGGCGCAGGCGAGCATCGCCTTCTCCCGCGCCGAACTGGCCCGCGCCGAGGAGCTGTACCGCCAGCGCACCGGCCCCGCCCGCAACCGCGAGCAGGCGCTCGCCAAGCTCCAGTCCGACGAGGCGGCGGTGCAACTCGCCAAGGCGCAGCTGGAGAAGCTGACCTTGACAGCGCCCTTCGACGGCGTGCTGGGCCTGCGCAAGGTCTCGGTGGGTGACGTGGTGGCGGCGGGCAAGGACATCGTGAACCTGGAAGCCATCGAGATCCTGAAGCTCGATTTCCGGGTGCCGGAGCTGTATCTGCCGACCGTCCGCACCGGCCAGACCCTGAAGGTCGCCGTGGATTCCTTCGGCGGGCGGACCTTCGACGGCACGGTCTACGCCATCGATCCGCTGGTCGACGTGAACGGCCGCGCCGTGGTGATCCGCGCCCGCATCCCCAACACCGACGGCGCGCTGCGCCCCGGCCTGTTCGCTCGGGTGGCCCTGACGCTGGACCAGAATCCGAACGCCGTGCTGGTGCCCGAGCAGGCGGTCAGCGCCTTCGGCAACAAGCAATTCGTCTTCAAGGTGGTGGAGGGCAAGGCGGTGCAGACCACGGTCACGCTGGGCGAGCGCCGCAACGCCGAGGTGGAGATCACCGCCGGCCTGCAGCCCGGCGACGTGGTGGTGACCGCCGGCCAACTGAAGATCCGCGACGGCGCCCCGGTGATGGTCGTGAACAACAAGCCGGCGGGGAGCTGA
- a CDS encoding YcjF family protein gives MSERTRDRHWVPPMELDPTRAAAVPAAEEEAIIAGPLAGSAAERLPTLLAEDRPRSRLGRWLAGSVAALVLIALGFDTWDLFNRAFATSAALGVLVAAAVTVAGGAALAMLLRELRALRRLRKIEELRGEAGRLSTEIVTKAGEPGHAERFAGSLTRLYDGRADLASSLERVRDHVTDAHDDAEILRLLDREVMGPLDRRAYQTVLRASRDTAVATALSPAAVVDLAVVLWRNLKLVREIAALYGARPGYVGSLRLLRRMLANLAVAGVAESAHHVAVEALGGSIAAAISTRMGQGVINGLLTARVGLTAMHLCRPIAFGPDNRPSMGQIRKELLSLPKQVL, from the coding sequence ATGAGCGAGCGCACGCGCGACCGCCACTGGGTCCCGCCGATGGAGCTGGATCCCACCCGCGCCGCCGCCGTCCCCGCGGCGGAGGAGGAGGCGATCATCGCCGGCCCCCTGGCCGGTTCGGCGGCGGAGCGCCTTCCCACGCTGCTGGCGGAGGATCGGCCGCGCAGCCGGCTCGGCCGCTGGTTGGCCGGCTCGGTTGCCGCGCTGGTGCTGATCGCGCTGGGCTTCGACACCTGGGACCTGTTCAACCGCGCCTTCGCCACCAGCGCCGCGCTGGGCGTCCTGGTGGCCGCCGCCGTGACGGTGGCCGGCGGGGCAGCGCTGGCGATGCTGCTGCGCGAACTGCGCGCGCTGCGCCGCCTGCGCAAGATCGAGGAGTTGCGCGGCGAGGCCGGGCGCCTGTCCACCGAGATCGTGACCAAGGCCGGGGAGCCAGGCCACGCCGAGCGCTTTGCCGGGTCGCTGACCCGCCTCTATGACGGTCGTGCCGATCTGGCGTCCTCGCTGGAGCGGGTGCGCGACCATGTGACGGACGCCCACGACGATGCGGAGATCCTGCGCCTGCTCGACCGCGAGGTGATGGGGCCGCTGGACCGCCGCGCCTACCAGACCGTCCTGCGGGCGTCGCGCGACACGGCGGTGGCGACGGCGCTCAGCCCGGCGGCGGTCGTCGACCTCGCGGTGGTGCTGTGGCGCAACCTGAAGCTGGTGCGAGAGATCGCGGCGCTCTACGGCGCGCGGCCCGGCTATGTCGGATCGCTGCGGCTGTTGCGGCGGATGCTTGCCAACCTCGCCGTCGCCGGGGTGGCGGAAAGCGCCCATCACGTCGCCGTCGAGGCGCTGGGCGGCTCCATCGCCGCAGCCATCTCCACCCGCATGGGGCAGGGGGTGATCAACGGGCTGTTGACCGCGCGGGTCGGGCTGACCGCGATGCATCTGTGCCGCCCCATCGCCTTCGGGCCGGACAACCGCCCCAGCATGGGCCAGATCCGCAAGGAACTGCTGTCCCTGCCGAAGCAGGTTCTGTAG
- a CDS encoding phosphodiesterase, translated as MLIAQMSDLHVTAPGIAPTTAYDTNARLAAAVAHLNALVPRPDLVLITGDLVNGPKPGEYEALFALLEPLSIPLRVLPGNHDDREELRRTFAGTGWMPMDGPFLHHAVEEFPVRILMLDSVVPGSAVGGLCADRLSWLAERLSEQPERPTALALHHPPFDTGLAFLDTLRCLEGAEELGRLVRSRPNVRAVLCGHTHRQTAVAWNGAHGYVAPSVAYQIALDLAPEPPYRWTEEPSALALHQFWPDGTVVTHLSVIGDYPGREFSRKARNS; from the coding sequence ATGCTGATCGCCCAGATGTCCGACCTGCATGTGACGGCCCCCGGCATCGCCCCGACCACCGCCTACGACACGAACGCCCGCCTCGCCGCCGCGGTGGCCCACTTGAACGCTCTGGTGCCGCGCCCGGACCTCGTCCTCATCACCGGCGACCTCGTCAATGGGCCGAAGCCCGGCGAGTACGAGGCGCTGTTCGCCCTGCTGGAACCGCTCTCCATTCCTTTGCGCGTGCTGCCAGGCAATCACGACGACCGCGAGGAACTGCGCCGGACTTTCGCCGGTACGGGCTGGATGCCCATGGATGGCCCCTTCCTTCACCACGCGGTGGAAGAGTTTCCGGTCCGCATCCTGATGCTCGATTCGGTCGTCCCCGGTTCGGCAGTGGGCGGCCTGTGCGCCGACCGGCTGTCCTGGCTGGCGGAGCGTCTGTCCGAGCAGCCGGAGCGGCCGACGGCGCTGGCGCTGCACCACCCGCCCTTCGATACCGGGCTGGCCTTCCTGGACACGCTGCGCTGCCTGGAGGGCGCGGAGGAGTTGGGGCGGCTGGTGAGGAGCCGCCCGAACGTCCGGGCCGTCCTGTGCGGCCACACCCACCGCCAGACCGCGGTCGCGTGGAACGGGGCGCATGGTTACGTCGCCCCGTCCGTGGCCTACCAGATCGCGCTGGATCTGGCGCCGGAGCCGCCCTACCGCTGGACAGAGGAGCCGTCCGCGCTCGCTCTTCATCAATTCTGGCCGGATGGCACGGTGGTGACGCATCTGAGCGTGATCGGCGACTATCCCGGTAGGGAGTTTTCCCGCAAGGCCAGGAACTCCTGA
- a CDS encoding ATP-dependent Clp protease proteolytic subunit, which produces MAQDGYTRFDDEPEQEPDEKSKESAPPPFAAVQSNLFKARTVLIFGQIDMKLAQAVSAQLLALAHESNDDITVVVNSPGGHVEAGDTIHDMIRFVKPRVKMLGTGWVASAGCHIFLAANKEDRYCLPNTRFLIHQPLGGTGGRATDIAIEAKEIIRMRERLNRIIARETGQPVEKVSKDTDRNYWMLADEAREYGIVSHIIETFDELK; this is translated from the coding sequence ATGGCGCAAGACGGATACACCCGCTTCGACGACGAACCCGAGCAGGAGCCGGACGAGAAGTCGAAGGAAAGCGCCCCGCCGCCGTTCGCTGCCGTGCAGTCGAACCTGTTCAAGGCGCGCACGGTGCTGATCTTCGGGCAGATCGACATGAAGCTGGCGCAGGCCGTCTCGGCCCAGCTGCTGGCTCTGGCCCACGAAAGCAACGATGACATCACGGTCGTGGTGAACTCCCCCGGCGGCCACGTCGAGGCGGGCGACACCATTCACGACATGATCCGCTTCGTGAAGCCGCGCGTGAAGATGCTGGGCACCGGCTGGGTCGCCAGCGCCGGCTGCCACATCTTCCTGGCCGCGAATAAGGAAGACCGCTACTGCCTGCCGAACACCCGCTTCCTGATCCACCAGCCGCTGGGCGGCACCGGTGGCCGGGCGACGGACATCGCCATCGAGGCGAAGGAAATCATCCGCATGCGTGAGCGTCTGAACCGCATCATCGCGCGCGAAACCGGCCAGCCGGTGGAGAAGGTTTCCAAGGACACCGACCGGAACTATTGGATGCTGGCCGACGAGGCCCGCGAATACGGCATCGTCAGCCACATCATCGAGACCTTCGACGAGCTGAAGTAA
- a CDS encoding glycosyltransferase family 2 protein, which yields MEGGIGGGVSVIIPAYRAQSTIARAVSSLLAQSFPHWEAVVVSDDGTDYRAILETAGIADSRLTFTGTGRVGSGAPAARNAGLRCASLPLIAPLDADDRFEPDRLARIAPLAAVQGAAADNVAVVRDGDGSPLSTLFPSGTGTATLDAAGFLETSVPMFFVVRRDLVPGWEEGVDFCDDVVFNVQVLDRLGRLPLVLEPLYEYRQREGSITCSADSGTRADFCYRHVLDRLEGDGLRITDAALRRRFAAALEAKRALNAAYMAAYAVGRCANFQEFLALRENSLPG from the coding sequence ATGGAAGGGGGCATCGGGGGCGGCGTCTCGGTCATCATTCCAGCCTACCGGGCGCAGAGCACCATTGCCCGCGCCGTGTCCAGCCTGTTGGCGCAGAGCTTTCCCCACTGGGAGGCGGTGGTGGTCAGCGACGACGGCACCGACTACCGCGCTATTCTGGAAACCGCCGGCATCGCCGACTCGCGCCTGACCTTCACCGGGACCGGCCGCGTCGGGTCCGGCGCCCCGGCGGCGCGCAACGCCGGGCTGCGGTGCGCCAGTCTGCCGCTGATCGCCCCGCTGGACGCCGACGATCGGTTCGAGCCGGACCGGCTGGCGCGGATCGCCCCTCTGGCGGCGGTGCAGGGGGCTGCGGCGGACAATGTGGCGGTGGTGCGCGACGGCGACGGCTCGCCGCTCTCCACCCTGTTCCCGTCCGGCACCGGGACTGCCACGCTGGACGCGGCGGGCTTCCTGGAAACCTCCGTCCCGATGTTCTTCGTGGTCCGTCGCGACCTCGTCCCCGGCTGGGAGGAGGGTGTCGATTTCTGCGACGACGTGGTCTTCAACGTCCAGGTCCTCGACCGGCTGGGCCGCCTGCCGCTGGTGCTGGAACCGCTGTACGAATACCGGCAGCGGGAGGGGTCGATCACCTGCTCCGCCGACAGCGGCACGCGGGCGGACTTTTGCTACCGCCATGTCCTGGACCGGTTGGAAGGCGACGGGCTACGGATCACCGACGCTGCGCTTCGCCGCCGCTTCGCCGCGGCCCTGGAGGCCAAGCGTGCCCTGAATGCCGCCTACATGGCCGCGTACGCCGTCGGGCGCTGCGCCAATTTTCAGGAGTTCCTGGCCTTGCGGGAAAACTCCCTACCGGGATAG
- a CDS encoding efflux RND transporter permease subunit, with amino-acid sequence MVLSDISIRRPVLATVMSLALMLIGIVSYQRLSVREYPKIDEPVVTVETTYKGASAEIIESQVTQILEDSLSGIEGIDVMSSISRAEKSQITLRFRLDRNVDTAASDVRDRVGRVRAQLPNEIDEPVIAKVEADAQPIIYLAFSSDRHSPLDVTDFADRYVKDRLQNLPGVAQVRIFGERRFAMRLWLDPQRMAAYRVTPQDVENALRKQNVEIPAGRVESKAREFTVVSETDLRTPEEFDRIILRDDGGYLVRLKDVGRAELGARDERVSARFNGRGAVAIGVVKQSTANPLDVSKAVNEALPKIRAALPDGMGVDVGYDSSVFIAKSIDAVFSTIFEAIVLVVLVIFVFLRSFRATLVPLVTIPVSLIGGFALMYAFGFSVNTLTLLSMVLAIGLVVDDAIVMLENIYRHIEEGVPPFQAALQGSKEIGFAVIAMTITLAAVYAPIGFMTGRTGRLFSEFALTLAGAVIVSGFVALTLSPMMCSKLLKHQTKHNALYNAIERLLNGLTNGYRSILRVSLKARPLVLLVGAVVAGLSYTLFTGLKSELAPVEDRGTIVGIAIAPEGSTLDYTESYAKRMEDLFRQIPIVEKFFVVVGFPVVNQGISFVRLIDWDERDVKQQAITAQLFPKMFGIPGILAFVTNPPSLGQSPVDKPVNFVIQSSLPYDELQKMVDGLMAEARKFPGLTNLDTDLKLNKPELRITIDRDKAADLGVDVETVGRTLETLLGGRQVTRFKKEGKQYDVVVQVGDVDRRNPDDIASIYVRGTPTMAAEAGVATNTGAMISLANLVHIEERVAPKELNHFNKLRSVTITATLAPGTSLGEALGYLQDAANRVLPATAQTDYAGQSREFRESATGLYFVFILALAFIYLVLAAQFESFIDPFVIMLTVPLSMTGALAALHFTGGTMNVYSQIGLVTLVGLITKHGILIVEFANQLQREGVDIRKAVEEAAVLRLRPILMTTGAMVLGAVPLANAHGAGAESRQAIGAVIVGGMLLGTFLTLFVVPTVYSYIAKKKPFPAVDGSASHPTGAHPQPAE; translated from the coding sequence ATGGTCCTCTCCGACATCTCCATCCGCCGGCCCGTCCTGGCGACGGTCATGAGCCTCGCGCTCATGCTGATCGGCATCGTGTCGTACCAGCGCCTGTCGGTGCGCGAGTACCCGAAGATCGACGAACCCGTCGTCACGGTGGAAACCACCTACAAGGGCGCGTCGGCCGAGATCATCGAAAGCCAGGTCACCCAGATCCTGGAGGACTCGCTGTCGGGCATCGAGGGCATCGATGTGATGTCCTCGATCAGCCGCGCCGAGAAGAGCCAGATCACCCTGCGCTTCCGCCTGGACCGCAATGTGGACACGGCGGCGAGCGATGTGCGCGACCGCGTCGGCCGCGTGCGCGCCCAGCTTCCCAACGAGATCGACGAACCGGTCATCGCGAAGGTGGAGGCCGACGCGCAGCCGATCATCTATCTGGCCTTCTCCTCCGACCGCCATTCGCCGCTGGACGTGACGGACTTCGCCGACCGCTACGTCAAGGACCGGCTGCAGAATCTGCCCGGCGTCGCCCAGGTGCGAATCTTCGGTGAGCGGCGCTTCGCCATGCGGCTGTGGCTCGACCCGCAGCGCATGGCCGCCTACCGCGTCACCCCGCAGGACGTCGAGAACGCGCTGCGCAAGCAGAACGTCGAGATTCCCGCGGGCCGAGTCGAGAGCAAGGCGCGGGAGTTCACCGTCGTCTCCGAGACCGACCTGCGCACGCCGGAGGAGTTCGACCGTATCATCCTGCGCGACGACGGCGGCTATCTGGTCCGGCTGAAGGACGTCGGCCGGGCCGAGCTGGGCGCGCGGGACGAACGGGTCAGCGCCCGCTTCAACGGGCGCGGCGCCGTCGCCATCGGCGTGGTGAAGCAGTCCACCGCCAACCCGCTGGACGTGTCTAAGGCGGTGAACGAAGCGCTGCCGAAGATCCGCGCCGCCCTGCCCGACGGCATGGGGGTGGATGTCGGCTACGACAGCTCCGTCTTCATCGCCAAGTCCATCGACGCGGTGTTCAGCACGATCTTCGAGGCCATCGTCCTGGTCGTTCTGGTCATCTTCGTGTTCCTGCGCAGCTTCCGCGCCACGCTGGTGCCGCTGGTGACCATCCCGGTGTCGCTGATCGGCGGCTTCGCGCTGATGTACGCCTTCGGCTTCTCGGTCAACACGCTGACTCTGCTGTCCATGGTGCTGGCCATCGGCCTCGTCGTGGACGACGCCATCGTGATGCTGGAGAACATCTACCGCCACATCGAGGAGGGCGTGCCGCCCTTCCAGGCGGCCTTGCAGGGATCGAAGGAGATCGGCTTCGCGGTCATCGCGATGACCATCACGCTGGCCGCGGTCTACGCGCCCATCGGCTTCATGACCGGCCGCACCGGCCGCCTCTTCTCCGAATTCGCCCTGACCCTGGCGGGGGCGGTGATCGTCTCGGGCTTCGTCGCCCTGACCCTGTCGCCGATGATGTGTTCCAAGCTGTTGAAGCACCAGACCAAGCACAACGCGCTCTACAACGCCATCGAGCGGCTGCTGAACGGGCTGACCAACGGCTACCGGTCCATTCTCCGCGTGTCGCTGAAGGCGCGCCCGCTGGTGCTGCTGGTCGGCGCGGTGGTGGCGGGGCTCAGCTACACGCTGTTCACCGGGCTGAAGTCGGAACTGGCCCCGGTCGAGGACCGCGGCACCATCGTCGGCATCGCCATCGCGCCGGAGGGCTCGACGCTCGACTACACGGAAAGCTACGCCAAGCGGATGGAGGACCTGTTCCGCCAGATCCCCATTGTCGAGAAGTTCTTCGTCGTGGTCGGCTTCCCGGTGGTCAACCAGGGAATCTCCTTCGTCCGCCTAATCGACTGGGACGAGCGCGACGTGAAGCAGCAGGCAATTACCGCCCAACTCTTCCCCAAGATGTTCGGCATCCCCGGCATCCTGGCCTTCGTCACCAACCCGCCGTCGCTGGGCCAGAGCCCGGTGGACAAGCCGGTCAACTTCGTCATCCAAAGCTCGCTGCCCTACGACGAGCTTCAGAAGATGGTGGACGGGCTGATGGCGGAGGCGCGGAAGTTCCCCGGTCTGACCAACCTCGATACCGACCTGAAGCTGAACAAGCCGGAGCTGCGCATCACCATCGACCGCGACAAGGCCGCCGACCTCGGGGTGGATGTGGAGACGGTGGGCCGCACCCTGGAAACCCTTCTGGGCGGGCGGCAGGTCACCCGCTTCAAGAAGGAGGGCAAGCAGTACGACGTGGTGGTCCAGGTCGGCGACGTCGACCGCCGCAACCCGGACGACATCGCTTCCATTTACGTCCGCGGCACGCCGACCATGGCGGCGGAAGCGGGCGTCGCCACCAACACCGGGGCGATGATCTCGCTCGCCAACCTCGTCCACATCGAAGAGCGGGTGGCGCCCAAGGAGCTGAACCACTTCAACAAGCTGCGCTCCGTCACCATCACCGCCACCCTGGCGCCGGGCACCTCGCTGGGCGAGGCGCTGGGCTATCTCCAGGATGCTGCGAACCGCGTGCTGCCGGCCACCGCCCAGACCGACTATGCCGGGCAGAGCCGCGAGTTCCGGGAATCGGCGACGGGCCTGTACTTCGTCTTCATCCTGGCTCTGGCCTTCATTTATCTGGTGCTGGCGGCACAGTTCGAGAGCTTCATCGACCCCTTCGTGATCATGCTGACGGTGCCGCTGTCGATGACCGGCGCGCTGGCCGCGCTGCATTTCACCGGCGGGACGATGAACGTCTACAGCCAGATCGGGTTGGTGACGCTCGTCGGCCTCATCACCAAGCATGGCATCCTGATCGTGGAGTTCGCCAACCAGCTCCAGCGCGAGGGGGTGGACATCCGCAAGGCGGTGGAGGAAGCCGCCGTGCTGCGCCTGCGCCCGATCCTGATGACCACGGGCGCCATGGTGTTGGGCGCCGTTCCGCTCGCCAACGCCCATGGGGCGGGTGCGGAGAGCCGGCAGGCCATCGGCGCGGTGATCGTCGGCGGCATGCTGCTGGGCACCTTCCTGACGCTGTTCGTGGTGCCGACCGTCTACAGCTACATCGCGAAGAAGAAGCCCTTTCCGGCGGTGGACGGCTCCGCCAGCCACCCCACGGGCGCACACCCGCAGCCGGCGGAGTAA